Proteins from a genomic interval of Mesobacillus sp. S13:
- a CDS encoding substrate-binding domain-containing protein → MKLKHLISLVLVLMFAFVTGCSDSATKEAEKDPETKTEKTDLILATTTSTQDSGLLDVLKPDFEEKNNYNLKIIAVGTGQALEMGTRGEADVLLVHAPAAEEEIVKSGDAINRQKVMYNDFILVGPAEDPAKVKGLSVPEALTKITESKASFVSRGDDSGTHKKELALWKDSSLDPKTLGDSYIEAGQGMGATLQIASEKKGYTLTDRATYLAQKKNMPDTDILVEGDESLLNIYHVMQVNDEKHDKVNAEGAKAFVEYMVSDDTKKIIKEFGVDEYGQPLFFLFE, encoded by the coding sequence ATGAAACTCAAACATTTAATCTCACTTGTACTTGTACTAATGTTCGCTTTTGTAACAGGCTGTTCTGATTCAGCAACAAAAGAAGCTGAAAAAGACCCAGAAACCAAAACAGAAAAAACCGATTTGATCCTTGCTACCACTACAAGTACTCAGGACAGTGGGCTGCTTGATGTCCTGAAACCTGATTTTGAAGAAAAAAATAATTACAACCTTAAGATCATTGCAGTAGGTACAGGACAGGCACTTGAGATGGGTACACGCGGTGAAGCGGATGTCCTTCTCGTCCATGCTCCTGCAGCGGAAGAAGAAATCGTGAAAAGCGGCGATGCCATCAACCGACAGAAGGTCATGTACAATGACTTCATCCTTGTTGGACCTGCTGAAGATCCAGCGAAGGTAAAAGGCTTATCAGTTCCTGAGGCATTGACAAAAATCACTGAATCGAAAGCGTCATTCGTTTCCCGCGGTGATGATTCCGGCACTCATAAAAAAGAACTTGCTCTATGGAAAGATTCTTCACTAGATCCGAAAACCCTGGGTGATTCATACATTGAGGCTGGACAGGGCATGGGTGCGACACTGCAGATCGCTTCTGAAAAAAAGGGCTATACCTTGACAGACAGAGCTACCTACCTCGCCCAGAAAAAGAATATGCCTGACACTGACATTTTGGTAGAAGGTGACGAGAGCCTGCTGAATATTTATCATGTTATGCAAGTGAACGACGAAAAACATGATAAAGTAAATGCAGAAGGTGCAAAGGCATTTGTTGAGTACATGGTTTCAGATGATACAAAGAAGATCATCAAGGAGTTCGGTGTGGACGAATACGGCCAGCCATTGTTCTTCCTTTTTGAATAA
- a CDS encoding substrate-binding domain-containing protein, with amino-acid sequence MQIYTPDEIASMLKISKNTVYEMIKRGDLAAFKVGNKMRIEESEFERYKASMSANPMKTQESKAAAQHSLQLAGSHDFFVEQLVKYIASEGTGLSITPSYIGSLEGLMMLYRGSADIAAVHLLDPASQQYNLPFIRQLFVHEPITVMRLASREQGLIVAKGNPKNITGVKDLARSDVKIINRQKGAGTRFLLDSFLASEKLEPAAVNGYENEEWTHLGAAAHITRGTADAAFGIRCAASQLGLDFIPLTKEQFDLVFRWTPGNREALQHLIDLIQLTNFKDSIADLDGYDAEEFGRIIYGNHLSEA; translated from the coding sequence TGCTGAAAATCTCAAAGAATACTGTCTATGAGATGATTAAGCGCGGCGATCTTGCAGCCTTCAAAGTCGGCAATAAAATGCGAATTGAAGAAAGTGAGTTTGAAAGATATAAAGCTAGCATGTCCGCAAACCCGATGAAAACGCAGGAATCAAAGGCGGCGGCCCAGCATTCATTACAGCTGGCAGGAAGCCATGATTTTTTCGTAGAACAACTAGTAAAGTACATAGCGTCTGAAGGAACAGGGCTATCCATCACCCCCTCCTATATCGGCAGTCTTGAGGGATTGATGATGCTCTATCGTGGCAGCGCAGACATTGCAGCTGTCCATCTGCTCGATCCCGCATCACAGCAATACAATCTTCCCTTCATCCGCCAGCTGTTTGTCCATGAGCCGATTACGGTAATGAGACTTGCATCCAGGGAGCAGGGCTTGATTGTTGCAAAAGGCAATCCAAAAAACATCACCGGAGTCAAAGACCTTGCAAGAAGTGATGTCAAAATCATCAATCGGCAAAAAGGGGCCGGAACACGCTTCCTGCTCGATTCCTTCCTGGCCAGTGAAAAACTGGAGCCCGCAGCAGTGAATGGATATGAAAATGAAGAATGGACTCACCTAGGGGCAGCAGCCCATATCACCCGAGGAACAGCAGATGCTGCCTTCGGAATAAGATGCGCAGCAAGCCAGCTTGGTCTCGACTTCATCCCGCTAACAAAAGAACAGTTTGATCTAGTGTTCCGCTGGACACCCGGAAACAGGGAAGCTCTCCAGCATTTGATCGATTTAATCCAGCTCACCAATTTCAAAGACAGCATTGCAGACCTTGATGGCTATGATGCTGAGGAGTTCGGAAGAATCATTTACGGAAATCACTTATCGGAGGCATAA